In a single window of the Rattus norvegicus strain BN/NHsdMcwi chromosome 6, GRCr8, whole genome shotgun sequence genome:
- the Msgn1 gene encoding mesogenin-1 yields the protein MDNLGETFLSLEDGLDSSDTTGLLASWDWKSRARPLELIQASPTQSLSPVPSLESYSEVALPCGHSGASTGGSDGYSSHEAGGLVELDYSMLAFQPSYIHAAGGLKGQKGSKVKMSVQRRRKASEREKLRMRTLADALHTLRNYLPPVYSQRGQPLTKIQTLKYTIKYIRELTDLLNGGREPRPQSV from the coding sequence ATGGACAACCTGGGTGAAACCTTCCTCAGCCTGGAGGATGGCCTGGACTCTTCTGACACCACTGGCTTGCTGGCCTCCTGGGACTGGAAAAGCAGAGCCAGGCCCTTGGAGCTGATCCAGGCGTCCCCTACTCAAAGCCTCTCCCCAGTTCCTTCTCTAGAGTCCTACTCTGAGGTTGCACTGCCCTGTGGGCACAGTGGGGCCAGCACTGGAGGCAGCGATGGCTACAGCAGTCACGAGGCTGGCGGTCTAGTAGAGCTGGATTATAGCATGTTGGCTTTCCAACCGTCCTATATACACGCTGCTGGTGGTCTCAAAGGCCAGAAAGGTAGCAAAGTCAAGATGTCTGTCCAGCGGAGACGAAAGGCCAGcgagagagagaaactcaggatGCGGACCTTAGCTGATGCCCTCCACACGCTCCGGAATTACCTGCCCCCTGTCTACAGCCAGAGAGGCCAGCCGCTCACCAAGATCCAGACACTCAAGTACACCATCAAGTACATCAGGGAACTCACAGACCTCCTCAACGGCGGGAGAGAGCCCAGGCCACAGAGCGTGTGA